In Debaryomyces hansenii CBS767 chromosome A complete sequence, a genomic segment contains:
- a CDS encoding 60S ribosomal protein L6 (highly similar to uniprot|Q02326 Saccharomyces cerevisiae YML073C RPL6A N-terminally acetylated protein component of the large (60S) ribosomal subunit or uniprot|P05739 Saccharomyces cerevisiae YLR448W RPL6B Protein component of the large (60S) ribosomal subunit): protein MSQIAPKWYQSEDAPVARQTRKTSRPQKLRASLVPGTVLILLAGRFRGKRVVYLKNLEDNTLLVSGPFKVNGVPLRRVNSRYVIATSTKVNVEGVDVSKFNVEYFAREKVPRSKKSEAEFFNEAQPKKEIKAERVADQKSVDASLLSEIKKTPLLKQYLSASFSLKSGDKPHLLKF, encoded by the exons ATGAGCCAAATT GCTCCAAAGTGGTACCAATCTGAAGACGCTCCAGTCGCAAGACAAACCAGAAAGACTTCTCGTCCACAAAAGTTACGTGCCTCGTTAGTTCCAGGTACCGTCTTGATTTTGTTGGCCGGTAGATTCAGAGGTAAGAGAGTTGTTTACTTAAAGAACTTAGAAGACAACACCTTATTGGTTTCCGGTCCATTCAAGGTCAACGGTGTTCCATTAAGAAGAGTTAACTCTCGTTACGTCATTGCCACCTCCACCAAGGTTAACGTTGAAGGTGTTGATGTTTCCAAGTTCAACGTTGAATACTTTGCTAGAGAAAAGGTTCCAAGATCCAAGAAGTCTGAAGctgaattcttcaacgaAGCTCAaccaaagaaagaaatcaaGGCTGAAAGAGTTGCTGACCAAAAGTCTGTCGATGCCTCTTTATTATCtgaaatcaagaaaactCCATTATTAAAGCAATACTTATCTGCTTCTTTCTCCTTAAAGAGCGGTGACAAACCACATTTATTAAAGTtctaa
- a CDS encoding DEHA2D09394p (similar to uniprot|P38911 Saccharomyces cerevisiae YML074C FPR3 Nucleolar peptidyl-prolyl cis-trans isomerase (PPIase)) produces the protein MSSLIPISTYNLALQPFNPVQAIDDEYPVTIRLTLAAVDPEAVDDKAEPSTLRLLKRSNLFVDDEDLDDDLLDIEAEEADELDSEEEEEEVKPKNKKKQNKKKVEEEEEDEDEEDLDIDGSSDEEDDEDVSEFVVCTLSPKVQFQQTIDLTITPDEEVYFVVTGSYPVHLTGNYVEHPADEDSEDEYDEDSEDDYNLTPDEDEIIGGEEYDLDDLEDASDIENKIEELVEEEAQGSKKRNAEEPEAPTSKKSKKAKKEDKKSVQFTKDLEQGPTGSTLVEEKTEKKGKKEKAKKEEPKKEEPKKEQPKKEQPKKEQPKKEEASKKFPTKTLLGGVVTEDRKTGKGQTAKSGNKVGIRYIGKLKNGKVFDKNTSGKPFVFGLGKGECIKGFDLGVAGMAVGGERRVVIPPKMGYGSQALPGLPANSELTFDIKLVSIK, from the coding sequence atgtCTAGTTTAATCCCAATTTCCACCTATAACTTAGCCCTTCAACCATTCAACCCGGTTCAAgctattgatgatgaatatcCAGTCACCATCAGATTAACCTTAGCTGCTGTTGACCCAGAAGCCGTTGATGATAAAGCAGAACCATCCACCTTAAGATTATTGAAGAGATCTAACTTATTCGTTGACGACGAAGAtcttgatgatgatttattagacATCGAAGCTGAAGAAGCTGACGAATTAGATtccgaagaagaagaagaagaagtcaAGCcaaagaacaagaagaagcaaaacaagaagaaggtcgaagaagaagaagaagacgaagatgaagaagatctTGATATTGACGGATCTTCtgacgaagaagacgaCGAAGATGTTTCCGAATTTGTCGTTTGTACTTTATCTCCAAAGGTTCAATTCCAACAAACCATTGACCTTACTATCACCCcagatgaagaagtttACTTTGTTGTTACTGGTTCTTACCCTGTTCACTTGACCGGTAACTACGTTGAACACCCAGCTGATGAAGATTCCGAAGACGAATACGATGAAGACAGCGAAGACGACTACAACTTGACTccagatgaagatgaaatcaTTGGTGGTGAAGAATACGACTTAGATGACTTGGAAGATGCTTCCGATATCGAAAACAAAATCGAAGAATTagtcgaagaagaagccCAAGGCTCCAAGAAGAGAAACGCCGAAGAACCAGAAGCTCCAACTTCTAAGAAGTCAAAGAAGGCCAAGAAGGAAGACAAAAAGTCTGTTCAATTCACCAAGGACTTAGAACAAGGCCCAACTGGCTCTACCTtagttgaagaaaagaCCGAAAAGAAGGgaaagaaggaaaaggctaagaaggaagaaccaaagaaggaagaacCAAAGAAGGAACAACCAAAAAAGGAACAACCAAAGAAGGAACAAccaaagaaggaagaagcCTCTAAGAAGTTCCCAACCAAGACCTTATTAGGTGGTGTTGTCACCGAAGACAGAAAAACTGGTAAGGGTCAAACTGCCAAATCCGGTAACAAAGTTGGTATCAGATACATCggtaaattgaaaaatggtaAAGTTTTCGATAAGAACACCTCTGGTAAGCCCTTCGTGTTTGGCTTAGGCAAAGGTGAATGTATCAAAGGTTTCGACTTAGGTGTCGCTGGTATGGCTGTTGGTGGTGAAAGAAGAGTTGTTATTCCACCAAAGATGGGCTACGGTAGTCAAGCTTTACCAGGTCTTCCTGCTAATTCTGAATTAACTTTCGATATCAAGTTAGTATCTATCAAATAG